In the genome of Drosophila pseudoobscura strain MV-25-SWS-2005 chromosome 3, UCI_Dpse_MV25, whole genome shotgun sequence, one region contains:
- the ste24a gene encoding CAAX prenyl protease 1 homolog has product MASVDADTVLYSILALVIIENAVEIYISLRQVKVYRNALKVPAELTSHMTEETFHKARKYGLDQENFGIFKAVLMDVALLCLELHIGLIAVVWKISVNVLNHLEWDASNEILVSCVFVVISNVISTFKSLPFKIYKIFVLEETHGFNKQTAGFFAWDQVKGFLVTQVLMIPITAALIFIVQRGGDNFFIWLWLFTGMVSLVLLTLYPIFIAPLFDTYTPLEKGPLRQSIEDLAASLKFPLTKLFVVDGSKRSSHSNAYFYGLWNSKRIVLFDTLLLNKGKPDASELSDDEKGKGCTNEEVLAVLGHELGHWKLGHVTKNIVIMQVHLFLMFLVFGYLFKYAPFYVAMGFEPGTRPILVGLLVVFTYVLAPYNAIINFAMTILSRLFEYQADEFAFKLGFAEQLGRALIKLNLDNLGFPVYDWLYSTWNHSHPTLLQRLNRLQELKESKKLN; this is encoded by the exons ATGGCTTCAGTAGATGCGGACACGGTTCTGTACAGCATTTTGGCTTTAGTTATTATTGAGAACGCTGTGGAGATTTACATATCGCTGCGCCAA GTGAAAGTATATCGAAATGCACTGAAAGTGCCAGCGGAGCTGACGTCACACATGACGGAGGAGACATTCCACAAGGCGCGCAAATATGGTCTGGACCAGGAGAACTTTGGCATCTTCAAGGCGGTGCTGATGGACGTCGCTTTGCTTTGCCTGGAGCTGCACATCGGGCTGATTGCCGTTGTCTGGAAAATATCGGTGAATGTACTCAACCACCTTGAATGGGACGCCAGCAATGAGATTCTGGTCAGCTGCGTCTTTGTGGTGATCTCCAACGTGATTAGCACATTCAAGTCGCTGCCTTTCAAAATCTACAAAATCTTTGTGCTGGAGGAGACGCATGGTTTCAACAAGCAAACGGCTGGGTTCTTTGCCTGGGATCAGGTGAAGGGATTCCTGGTCACACAAGTACTCATGATTCCCATCACGGCGGCATTGATATTCATAGTGCAACGCGGCGGAGACAACTTCTTcatttggctgtggctgttcaCTGGAATGGTATCACTGGTCCTGCTCACCCTCTATCCGATCTTCATTGCTCCGCTGTTTGACACGTATACGCCGCTGGAGAAGGGCCCCCTACGACAGTCGATTGAAGATCTGGCCGCCTCTCTGAAATTCCCCCTCACAAAGCTCTTCGTTGTGGATGGCTCGAAGCGCTCGTCTCACAGCAATGCCTACTTCTACGGATTGTGGAACTCTAAGAGAATCGTGCTCTTCGACACTCTTCTGCTGAACAAGGGCAAGCCAGATGCCTCGGAGCTTTCCGATGATGAGAAGGGCAAGGGCTGCACCAACGAGGAGGTATTGGCCGTTTTGGGGCACGAACTGGGTCACTGGAAGCTGGGCCACGTCACCAAGAACATTGTTATCATGCAGGTTCATCTGTTCCTAATGTTCCTTGTCTTTGGCTACCTCTTTAAATATGCTCCCTTCTATGTGGCAATGGGATTCGAGCCCGGCACTCGTCCCATTCTGGTCGGCCTGCTGGTTGTGTTCACCTATGTGCTGGCGCCGTACAATGCAATCATCAACTTCGCCATGACGATCCTTTCGCGTCTATTCGAGTACCAGGCCGATGAGTTTGCCTTCAAGCTGGGATTTGCGGAACAGCTGGGACGGGCACTGATCAAGTTGAACCTGGACAACTTGGGCTTTCCTGTCTACGATTGGCTGTACTCTACCTGGAATCACTCGCATCCCACTCTGCTCCAGCGCCTGAACCGTCTGCAGGAGCTTAAGGAGAGCAAGAAATTAAACTAG
- the LOC6898402 gene encoding uncharacterized protein, translated as MDTREQLSLVKKIVHSVLVSSPQIMTIYKLSCDYKEIEGSEMPHRQFGYRDVETFLRSIPDVVTVIGSGPMALVHPLATAKSAHIQKFVSRQNIKSRKSKFHAGQKQTFLYNPKPSNLGFINESVSKASSVQMHNPVNTFRPQMYPLVLLPNGQFFNPAFQQPPAYCHWKNAQTNYPINDFNRPQMRVRPSFNQPVLPQRMHNMHNYLQPIRNPNLDQRPHPPRHTLTAIQNQPPIRNPTRELAPPARFDFIVSFNNLSLAKDDNVPTGEVKKQERTATDEKQLPIKSYRSDDHKVLPNVTVPEKRDPVSEAKQLPTEPYSSDEHKALPNVSAPEDRVVLELAKPKVAVSDVYDSSSDDCKDTDAFPAYAVDHRVLSVDYPRDAVRYDYKLSRLDLEKTLKVNERYCIQLVEVTNPYSFHFWIFDDYDLYHTLSHNIQKVYRDLASTTFTMPKYLMTPGHLCVVCPSNTSVWERAKIVSQRTDYVRKTIEVEFIDTGIVETVYKKDVKFLMEQFANMPPQGMKGRLAYVSPVKSLHWSSKVVSAFKHQVYNRRLFGKVAAIENNIAYMVLVDEDYVNLNRSLIDSGLMIRRMTA; from the exons ATGGATACACGTGAACAGCTCAGCCTCGTAAAGAAGATTGTGCATTCTGTGCTGGTGTCGTCGCCGCAAATAATGACGATCTACAAACTAAGTTGCGACTACAAGGAGATTGAGGGCTCAGAAATGCCGCATCGGCAGTTCGGCTACAGAGACGTcgaaacttttctccgctccATTCCAGACGTCGTTACG GTGATCGGATCTGGACCTATGGCTCTTGTCCATCCACTGGCAACTGCAAAGTCGGCGCACATTCAGAAATTCGTCAGCCGCCAGAACATTAAATCCAGAAAGTCAAAATTTCATGCTGGACAGAAGCAAACGTTTTTGTATAACCCGAAGCCATCAAATTTGGGTTTTATCAACGAGTCTGTAAGTAAGGCCTCGTCTGTGCAGATGCACAATCCGGTCAATACGTTTCGGCCGCAAATGTATCCACTTGTGCTGCTCCCAAACGGGCAGTTCTTTAATCCCGCCTTCCAGCAGCCTCCTGCTTACTGTCACTGGAAGAACGCCCAAACCAATTATCCAATCAATGATTTCAATCGCCCTCAAATGAGAGTGCGTCCGAGTTTCAATCAACCCGTTCTTCCGCAGAGAATGCATAACATGCATAACTATCtgcaacccatccgaaatccAAATCTAGATCAGCGTCCACACCCACCAAGGCACACTTTGACTGCAATACAAAATCAACCGCCAATACGCAACCCAACTCGAGAGCTCGCTCCGCCTGCGCGCTTTGATTTCATAGTGTCATTCAATAATCTATCACTTGCTAAAGATGATAATGTCCCAACTGGTGAGGTGAAGAAACAGGAGAGAACTGCGACTGATGAGAAGCAACTGCCCATCAAATCCTACAGGTCCGACGATCATAAAGTCCTACCGAATGTCACGGTGCCTGAAAAAAGAGATCCAGTGTCCGAAGCGAAGCAACTGCCTACCGAACCCTACAGCTCTGACGAGCATAAAGCGCTACCTAATGTCAGTGCGCCTGAAGATCGTGTTGTGCTTGAACTCGCCAAGCCGAAAGTGGCTGTGTCCGACGTATACGATTCCTCCAGCGATGATTGCAAAGATACTGATGCCTTTCCAGCGTATGCTGTG GATCACCGTGTTCTCAGTGTCGACTATCCGCGCGACGCGGTTCGCTACGATTACAAGTTGTCTCGTCTCGACTTGGAAAAAACTCTCAAAGTGAATGAGCGCTACTGCATACAGCTTGTGGAGGTGACCAATCCGTATAGTTTCCACTTCTGGATATTCGACGACTACGACCTATATCATACCTTATCGCACAACATCCA GAAGGTCTACAGAGACTTGGCTTCAACGACGTTCACGATGCCGAAGTACCTGATGACACCCGGCCATCTGTGTGTTGTCTGTCCCAGCAATACATCGGTGTGGGAACGCGCCAAGATTGTCAGCCAACGTACCGACTATGTACGAAAGACAATCGAGGTAGAGTTCATCGATACGGGCATTGTCGAAACCGTCTATAAAAAAGACGTTAAATTTTTAATGGAACAATTCGCTAATATGCCGCCGCAAGGAATGAAGGGGCGCCTGGCTTATGTGTCTCCGGTTAAAAGTCTGCACTGGTCATCGAAGGTTGTCAGCGCATTCAAACATCAAGTGTACAACCGCAGACTCTTCGGAAAAGTGGCGGCCATCGAG AACAACATAGCGTATATGGTGCTCGTCGATGAAGATTATGTAAATTTGAACCGTTCGCTGATAGACTCCGGCTTGATGATTCGCCGCATGACGGCTTAG
- the ste24c gene encoding CAAX prenyl protease 1 homolog, whose protein sequence is MAFYDNWPEWDSKVVLALLMIIVVVGNVWELMLTKRQQLVCLNSVIVPDELRGIIPPDIFHRARIYELHKMELMSWKILVDMFLSLVELFFGFYPFLWGLAATTLAKATHKEIWISPVFVFYMTIYSCVRYLPVLAYDKCILQLRYGVQGQFSWCLYCCVAIPAILLTQILLAPVALLIVFTVQTAGYWFFLYFWGAWAIFTILLVFLFPYCCIPCIGRQRRLSEGTQLYTDVKRVCDVAGFPVKRVFIIRTKSMQYSNAYFYGSCCLKRIVLFDTLLLNKGLDPSQLKPYEVGRGLTNQQVTGVVCHELGHWKYGHFCKTTLIMKLHFLLTMLLFGVLFHCPQLYKGVGFAAGITPIIVGFIIVLRFALTPYLTLANFLMLWMMRHNEFAADRYAHRLGYSAQLSSALIKIYADHMTFPVFDDCYSRWHHTHPTILQRLAYQRFLDYKAATKTEDSVKPFAKIRKSDSA, encoded by the exons ATGGCTTTCTACGACAACTGGCCAGAGTGGGACTCCAAGGTGGTGCTCGCTTTGCTAATGATCATTGTGGTAGTCGGAAATGTGTGGGAGCTGATGCTGACCAAGAGACAG CAATTGGTGTGCCTGAATTCCGTCATCGTTCCCGATGAGCTTCGCGGGATCATTCCACCGGATATATTCCATAGAGCCCGCATCTACGAACTGCACAAGATGGAGCTCATGAGCTGGAAGATTTTGGTAGACATGTTTCTAAGCCTGGTCGAGCTCTTCTTTGGATTCTATCCGTTCCTCTGGGGTCTAGCTGCAACTACGCTGGCAAAAGCCACCCATAAGGAGATCTGGATAAGCCCGGTATTCGTATTCTATATGACAATCTACAGCTGTGTGCGATACCTGCCCGTGCTGGCCTACGACAAGTGCATCCTGCAGCTGCGCTACGGGGTCCAGGGGCAGTTCTCCTGGTGCCTCTACTGCTGCGTTGCCATTCCAGCCATCCTTCTGACGCAGATTTTACTGGCCCCCGTTGCGCTGCTCATTGTGTTTACCGTGCAGACGGCCGGCTACTGGTTCTTCCTCTACTTCTGGGGCGCCTGGGCAATATTCACGATTTTGCTGGTCTTCTTGTTCCCCTACTGCTGCATCCCCTGCATTGGGAGGCAACGGAGGCTGTCCGAGGGCACGCAGCTGTATACCGATGTGAAGCGCGTCTGCGACGTGGCGGGATTCCCCGTGAAGCGCGTCTTCATCATCCGCACCAAGAGCATGCAGTACAGCAATGCCTACTTCtacggcagctgctgcttgaAGCGGATCGTCCTCTTCGACACGCTGCTGCTCAACAAAGGCCTTGATCCCAGTCAGCTGAAGCCCTACGAGGTGGGCAGGGGACTCACAAATCAGCAGGTGACTGGTGTGGTGTGCCACGAGTTGGGCCACTGGAAGTACGGGCACTTCTGCAAGACCACGCTGATCATGAAGCTGCACTTCCTCCTGACCATGCTGCTCTTCGGCGTGCTCTTCCACTGTCCCCAGCTGTACAAGGGTGTGGGCTTCGCAGCAGGAATTACTCCCATCATCGTCGGCTTCATCATCGTCCTGCGCTTCGCTCTGACCCCATATTTGACGCTTGCCAACTTCCTGATGCTGTGGATGATGCGGCACAACGAGTTTGCTGCCGATCGCTATGCCCATCGTCTGGGCTATTCCGCGCAGCTGAGCTCGGCCCTCATCAAGATCTACGCCGATCACATGACCTTCCCGGTCTTCGATGATTGCTATTCCAGGTGGCATCACACGCATCCCACGATCCTGCAGCGACTGGCCTATCAGCGTTTCTTGGACTACAAAGCCGCTACCAAGACTGAGGACTCTGTCAAGCCCTTTGCCAAGATTCGGAAATCAGACTCAGCGTGA
- the Cbp53E gene encoding calbindin-32 isoform X2 translates to MDSAAAAAAKRVQIEKAHNFMRQYRDPESRELKKLSANQFMDVWAHYDKDGNGYIEGTELDGFLREFVASANVTDISPEAVTDTMLEELKSCFMEAYDDNQDGKIDIRELAQLLPMEENFLLLFRFDNPLESSVEFMKIWREYDTDNSGYIEADELKNFLRDLLKEAKKINDVSEDKLIEYTDTMLQVFDANKDGRLQLSEMAKLLPVKENFLCRQVFKGATKLTKDDIEKVFSLYDRDNSGTIENEELKGFLKDLLELVKKDDYDAQDLAAFEETIMRGVGHDKHGKISRKELTMILLTLAKISPDDEE, encoded by the exons atggattccgcagcagccgccgccgccaagcGCGTACAGATCGAGAAAGCGCACAATTTTATGCGCCAGTACCGCGATCCCGAGTCGCGGGAGCTCAAGAAGCTGTCGGCCAATCAGTTCATGGATGTCTGGGCCCACTACGACAAGGATG GCAACGGCTACATTGAAGGCACTGAGCTGGACGGCTTTCTCCGGGAGTTCGTGGCCAGTGCCAATGTCACAGACATCAGTCCAGAG GCCGTCACAGACACAATGCTCGAGGAGCTGAAGTCCTGCTTCATGGAGGCCTACGATGATAATCAGGACGGTAAAATCGATATCAGAGAG CTGGCTCAACTTTTGCCCATGGAGGAGAATTTCCTTTTGCTCTTCCGCTTCGATAACCCACTGGAATCGAGCGTGGAATTCATGAAG ATCTGGCGCGAGTACGACACCGACAACTCGGGCTACATTGAGGCGGATGAACTGAAGAACTTCCTCCGCGATTTGCTCAAAGAGGCCAAAAAGATCAATGATGTGTCCGAGGACAAGCTCATTGAGTACACTGACACTATG CTGCAAGTCTTCGATGCCAACAAGGACGGACGTTTGCAGTTGTCGGAAATGGCCAA ATTGCTTCCGGTCAAAGAGAACTTCCTTTGCCGCCAGGTGTTTAAG GGTGCCACAAAGCTGACCAAAGACGATATAGAGAAGGTGTTCTCGCTCTACGATCGC GACAACAGCGGCACCATTGAAAATGAGGAGCTCAAGGGCTTCCTCAAGGATCTTTTAGAGCTGGTCAAGAAG GACGACTACGATGCCCAGGATCTGGCTGCCTTTGAGGAGACCATCATGCGGGGCGTGGGCCATGACAAGCACGGCAAGATCTCCCGCAAAGAGCTGACCATGATCCTCCTGACACTGGCCAAAATATCGCCCGACGACGAGGAGTAA
- the ste24b gene encoding CAAX prenyl protease 1 homolog isoform X1, producing the protein MPSSSSNMSAYFWDKPDIILFIMIAVLVVDNLWAVYLLIREIIAVHEVEKVPSVISAHLPQELFNKMRTYMIHKSWFTIVNMLLIVVFSGIMELYFGFYPWLWKVATKCSLSKWMQHEACVSIFFVLLLSIYMTLKACPGMLYSKMCLSDLHKRRTQSWTSRIGCEIMETILAIIIMSLIVVSIVFMVLWLEEYTAVGLYVQSLLLTVLLILLVPFLIDPVLGKRVPLENLTLLSELEHLTNVVDFPMHQVHILRVNDPNASSNAFFYGCCCLKRIVIFDTLLLNRGRKDLSTLEPEEVGKGLRDSQVAAVVAHELGHWVNGHFYKAFFMFQLHMILMLCLFHVLFSHGPIYQAVGFEEGLQPIIVGFLIIFGFVMTPYMTLSNFCMLSATRHFEYQADSFAWEMGYSKDLRQALLKLYADNLAFPITDPCYSSWNHTHPSMLDRLNRLEKLQQRRSS; encoded by the exons ATGCCAAGTTCTTCGAGTAACATGTCTGCATATTTCTGGGACAAACCTGACATAATCCTCTTTATAATGATTGCCGTGTTGGTCGTGGACAATCTCTGGGCTGTCTACCTGTTGATCCGTGAG ATAATCGCTGTCCACGAGGTGGAAAAGGTGCCGTCAGTGATCAGTGCGCATCTGCCGCAGGAGCTATTCAACAAAATGCGCACCTACATGATACACAAGAGCTGGTTCACCATTGTCAACATGCTGCTCATAGTGGTCTTCAGTGGGATTATGGAGCTCTATTTTGGCTTCTATCCGTGGCTCTGGAAGGTGGCGACTAAATGCTCATTGTCAAAGTGGATGCAGCACGAGGCCTGCGTTTCCATATTCTTTGTGCTACTGCTGTCCATCTACATGACTTTGAAGGCATGTCCAGGCATGCTCTATTCGAAGATGTGCCTTTCGGACCTGCACAAGAGGAGGACTCAGTCGTGGACGAGTCGGATTGGCTGCGAGATCATGGAAACCATTCTGGCCATAATCATCATGAGTTTGATCGTGGTTTCGATTGTGTTCATGGTTCTCTGGCTGGAGGAATACACTGCCGTGGGACTCTACGTGCAATCACTTCTCTTAACCGTGCTCCTCATACTCCTGGTGCCCTTCCTGATTGATCCTGTTTTGGGCAAACGGGTTCCCTTGGAGAACTTGACCTTGCTCTCAGAGCTGGAGCATCTTACGAATGTTGTGGATTTTCCCATGCACCAGGTGCACATCTTACGCGTTAACGATCCCAATGCCTCCAGCAATGCCTTTTTCTACGggtgctgctgcctgaagaGGATTGTGATCTTTGACACTCTATTGCTCAACAGGGGGCGAAAGGATTTGTCAACGCTGGAGCCGGAGGAAGTGGGCAAGGGTCTGCGGGACTCTCAGGTGGCTGCCGTCGTGGCACACGAGCTGGGCCATTGGGTCAATGGGCACTTCTACAAAGCGTTTTTCATGTTCCAGCTCCACATGATCTTGATGCTGTGTCTCTTTCACGTGCTCTTCTCCCATGGACCCATCTACCAGGCTGTGGGCTTTGAGGAGGGTCTGCAGCCTATTATTGTGGGCTTCCTAATTATATTCGGATTTGTGATGACGCCCTACATGACGCTGTCCAACTTCTGCATGCTCTCCGCGACGCGACACTTTGAGTATCAGGCGGACAGCTTTGCCTGGGAGATGGGCTATTCCAAGGATCTGCGCCAGGCCCTGCTGAAGCTGTACGCGGACAATCTGGCGTTTCCCATCACGGATCCCTGCTACTCCAGCTGGAACCACACACATCCGTCGATGTTGGATCGGCTAAATCGATTGGAAAAGCTGCAGCAAAGAAGATCGAGCTga
- the Cbp53E gene encoding calbindin-32 isoform X1 — MDSAAAAAAKRVQIEKAHNFMRQYRDPESRELKKLSANQFMDVWAHYDKDGNGYIEGTELDGFLREFVASANVTDISPEAVTDTMLEELKSCFMEAYDDNQDGKIDIRELAQLLPMEENFLLLFRFDNPLESSVEFMKIWREYDTDNSGYIEADELKNFLRDLLKEAKKINDVSEDKLIEYTDTMLQVFDANKDGRLQLSEMAKLLPVKENFLCRQVFKEGIDGATKLTKDDIEKVFSLYDRDNSGTIENEELKGFLKDLLELVKKDDYDAQDLAAFEETIMRGVGHDKHGKISRKELTMILLTLAKISPDDEE, encoded by the exons atggattccgcagcagccgccgccgccaagcGCGTACAGATCGAGAAAGCGCACAATTTTATGCGCCAGTACCGCGATCCCGAGTCGCGGGAGCTCAAGAAGCTGTCGGCCAATCAGTTCATGGATGTCTGGGCCCACTACGACAAGGATG GCAACGGCTACATTGAAGGCACTGAGCTGGACGGCTTTCTCCGGGAGTTCGTGGCCAGTGCCAATGTCACAGACATCAGTCCAGAG GCCGTCACAGACACAATGCTCGAGGAGCTGAAGTCCTGCTTCATGGAGGCCTACGATGATAATCAGGACGGTAAAATCGATATCAGAGAG CTGGCTCAACTTTTGCCCATGGAGGAGAATTTCCTTTTGCTCTTCCGCTTCGATAACCCACTGGAATCGAGCGTGGAATTCATGAAG ATCTGGCGCGAGTACGACACCGACAACTCGGGCTACATTGAGGCGGATGAACTGAAGAACTTCCTCCGCGATTTGCTCAAAGAGGCCAAAAAGATCAATGATGTGTCCGAGGACAAGCTCATTGAGTACACTGACACTATG CTGCAAGTCTTCGATGCCAACAAGGACGGACGTTTGCAGTTGTCGGAAATGGCCAA ATTGCTTCCGGTCAAAGAGAACTTCCTTTGCCGCCAGGTGTTTAAG GAGGGCATTGAT GGTGCCACAAAGCTGACCAAAGACGATATAGAGAAGGTGTTCTCGCTCTACGATCGC GACAACAGCGGCACCATTGAAAATGAGGAGCTCAAGGGCTTCCTCAAGGATCTTTTAGAGCTGGTCAAGAAG GACGACTACGATGCCCAGGATCTGGCTGCCTTTGAGGAGACCATCATGCGGGGCGTGGGCCATGACAAGCACGGCAAGATCTCCCGCAAAGAGCTGACCATGATCCTCCTGACACTGGCCAAAATATCGCCCGACGACGAGGAGTAA
- the LOC6898403 gene encoding potassium/sodium hyperpolarization-activated cyclic nucleotide-gated channel 3-like isoform X1 has translation MYFIQEGVVDIVMANGEVATSLSDGSYFGEICLLTNARRVASVRAETYCNLFSLSVDHFNCVLDQYPLMRKTMETVAAERLNKIGKNPNIMQQKDEQLSNPESNTITAVVNALAAEADECKDDSDMDLKENLLHGSESSIAEPVQTIREGLPRPRSGEFRALFEGNTP, from the exons ATGTACTTCATTCAGGAGGGAGTGGTGGACATTGTCATGGCCAACGGCGAG GTTGCCACCTCACTATCGGACGGTTCTTACTTCGGTGAGATCTGTCTGCTGACCAATGCGCGTCGTGTGGCCAGCGTGCGAGCCGAAACCTATTGCAATCTATTCTCGTTGAGCGTGGATCATTTCAATTGCGTGCTGGATCAGTATCCGCTGATGCGCAAGACCATGGAGACTGTGGCCGCAGAGCGGTTGAACAAGATCGGCAAGAATCCAAACATAATGCAGCAGAAGGACGAACAGCTGAGCAATCCCGAGTCGAACACTATCACGGCCGTGGTGAATGCCCTGGCTGCCGAGGCCGATGAATGCAAAGATGA CAGTGACATGGATCTCAAGGAGAATTTACTGCATGGGTCAGAGTCGAGCATTGCTGAGCCGGTTCAAACGATACGCGAGGGTCTGCCCAGGCCTCGGAGCGGGGAGTTTCGAGCCCTGTTCGAGGGCAACACCCCATGA
- the LOC6898403 gene encoding potassium/sodium hyperpolarization-activated cyclic nucleotide-gated channel 3-like isoform X2: MYFIQEGVVDIVMANGEVATSLSDGSYFGEICLLTNARRVASVRAETYCNLFSLSVDHFNCVLDQYPLMRKTMETVAAERLNKIGKNPNIMQQKDEQLSNPESNTITAVVNALAAEADECKDDDMDLKENLLHGSESSIAEPVQTIREGLPRPRSGEFRALFEGNTP; the protein is encoded by the exons ATGTACTTCATTCAGGAGGGAGTGGTGGACATTGTCATGGCCAACGGCGAG GTTGCCACCTCACTATCGGACGGTTCTTACTTCGGTGAGATCTGTCTGCTGACCAATGCGCGTCGTGTGGCCAGCGTGCGAGCCGAAACCTATTGCAATCTATTCTCGTTGAGCGTGGATCATTTCAATTGCGTGCTGGATCAGTATCCGCTGATGCGCAAGACCATGGAGACTGTGGCCGCAGAGCGGTTGAACAAGATCGGCAAGAATCCAAACATAATGCAGCAGAAGGACGAACAGCTGAGCAATCCCGAGTCGAACACTATCACGGCCGTGGTGAATGCCCTGGCTGCCGAGGCCGATGAATGCAAAGATGA TGACATGGATCTCAAGGAGAATTTACTGCATGGGTCAGAGTCGAGCATTGCTGAGCCGGTTCAAACGATACGCGAGGGTCTGCCCAGGCCTCGGAGCGGGGAGTTTCGAGCCCTGTTCGAGGGCAACACCCCATGA
- the ste24b gene encoding CAAX prenyl protease 1 homolog isoform X2, which yields MPSSSSNMSAYFWDKPDIILFIMIAVLVVDNLWAVYLLIREIIAVHEVEKVPSVISAHLPQELFNKMRTYMIHKSWFTIVNMLLIVVFSGIMELYFGFYPWLWKVATKCSLSKWMQHEACVSIFFVLLLSIYMTLKACPGMLYSKMCLSDLHKRRTQSWTSRIGCEIMETILAIIIMSLIVVSIVFMVLWLEEYTAVGLYVQSLLLTVLLILLVPFLIDPVLGKRVPLENLTLLSELEHLTNVVDFPMHQVHILRVNDPNASSNAFFYGCCCLKRIVIFDTLLLNRGRKDLSTLEPEEVGKGLRDSQLHMILMLCLFHVLFSHGPIYQAVGFEEGLQPIIVGFLIIFGFVMTPYMTLSNFCMLSATRHFEYQADSFAWEMGYSKDLRQALLKLYADNLAFPITDPCYSSWNHTHPSMLDRLNRLEKLQQRRSS from the exons ATGCCAAGTTCTTCGAGTAACATGTCTGCATATTTCTGGGACAAACCTGACATAATCCTCTTTATAATGATTGCCGTGTTGGTCGTGGACAATCTCTGGGCTGTCTACCTGTTGATCCGTGAG ATAATCGCTGTCCACGAGGTGGAAAAGGTGCCGTCAGTGATCAGTGCGCATCTGCCGCAGGAGCTATTCAACAAAATGCGCACCTACATGATACACAAGAGCTGGTTCACCATTGTCAACATGCTGCTCATAGTGGTCTTCAGTGGGATTATGGAGCTCTATTTTGGCTTCTATCCGTGGCTCTGGAAGGTGGCGACTAAATGCTCATTGTCAAAGTGGATGCAGCACGAGGCCTGCGTTTCCATATTCTTTGTGCTACTGCTGTCCATCTACATGACTTTGAAGGCATGTCCAGGCATGCTCTATTCGAAGATGTGCCTTTCGGACCTGCACAAGAGGAGGACTCAGTCGTGGACGAGTCGGATTGGCTGCGAGATCATGGAAACCATTCTGGCCATAATCATCATGAGTTTGATCGTGGTTTCGATTGTGTTCATGGTTCTCTGGCTGGAGGAATACACTGCCGTGGGACTCTACGTGCAATCACTTCTCTTAACCGTGCTCCTCATACTCCTGGTGCCCTTCCTGATTGATCCTGTTTTGGGCAAACGGGTTCCCTTGGAGAACTTGACCTTGCTCTCAGAGCTGGAGCATCTTACGAATGTTGTGGATTTTCCCATGCACCAGGTGCACATCTTACGCGTTAACGATCCCAATGCCTCCAGCAATGCCTTTTTCTACGggtgctgctgcctgaagaGGATTGTGATCTTTGACACTCTATTGCTCAACAGGGGGCGAAAGGATTTGTCAACGCTGGAGCCGGAGGAAGTGGGCAAGGGTCTGCGGGACTCTCAG CTCCACATGATCTTGATGCTGTGTCTCTTTCACGTGCTCTTCTCCCATGGACCCATCTACCAGGCTGTGGGCTTTGAGGAGGGTCTGCAGCCTATTATTGTGGGCTTCCTAATTATATTCGGATTTGTGATGACGCCCTACATGACGCTGTCCAACTTCTGCATGCTCTCCGCGACGCGACACTTTGAGTATCAGGCGGACAGCTTTGCCTGGGAGATGGGCTATTCCAAGGATCTGCGCCAGGCCCTGCTGAAGCTGTACGCGGACAATCTGGCGTTTCCCATCACGGATCCCTGCTACTCCAGCTGGAACCACACACATCCGTCGATGTTGGATCGGCTAAATCGATTGGAAAAGCTGCAGCAAAGAAGATCGAGCTga